In one Cercospora beticola chromosome 1, complete sequence genomic region, the following are encoded:
- a CDS encoding uncharacterized protein (antiSMASH:Cluster_2) — MQSSAMASLRLAVPRAGFSMHARQLQRLRTLPPVRYASSEKPTPPKPRVLEKPDKFRPPSHPSRLKSKTRYTYGPDLTQAQKTRRYPHMMPPEGTFLHWFLTNRTIHLWISLSILISLVLGIWITDFLHNTPYRDMLPPRSMFFSHPIAYIGRWIEAYDLHVAYVSAQTAEKRKQKVDDVRKRSEYRKAHGLDQAEGGLFGGWSAKEEDESMGPALHDSNGQPTDQASSDHAIIAAPGTEETSAADPEHAEDTYIDFEGKRQPVKKKWFGIW, encoded by the exons ATGCAGTCGTCAGCCATGGCATCGTTACGCCTCGCCGTGCCTCGCGCCGGCTTCTCGATGCATGCGCGACAATTGCAGCGACTGCGGACGCTGCCGCCAGTACGATATGCGTCCAGCGAAAAACCTACGCCGCCGAAGCCGCGAGTGCTGGAGAAGCCCGACAAGTTTCGTCCGCCCTCACATCCGTCTCGCCTGAAGAGCAAGACCAGATACACGTATGGCCCCGACCTCACTCAGGCCCAGAAGACGAGGCGCTACCCACACATGATGCCGCCTGAGGGCACCTTCCTGCACTGGTTCCTCACGAACCGTACTATCCACTTATGGATCTCGTTG AGTATCTTGATCTCACTGGTCTTGGGCATTTGGATCACAGATTTCTTGCACAACACTCCTTACCGCGATATGCTGCCTCCGCGAAGCATGTTCTTCTCCCATCCCATCGCGTACATTGGCCGTTGGATCGAGGCATACGACTTACATGTTGCTTACGTCTCCGCCCAGACGGCTGAAAAGAGAAAACAAAAGGTAGATGATGTGAGGAAGCGTTCCGAATATCGAAAGGCGCACGGGTTGGATCAGGCAGAAGGAGGGCTTTTTGGAGGTTGGAGCGCAAAAGAGGAGGACGAAAGCATGGGACCTGCTCTGCACGACAGCAATGGGCAACCGACTGATCAAGCTTCATCCGACCATGCAATCATCGCAGCACCTGGAACGGAAGAAACCTCGGCTGCTGACCCAGAACATGCCGAGGACACTTACATCGACTTTGAAGGCAAGAGGCAGCccgtgaagaagaagtggtTCGGGATCTGGTAG
- a CDS encoding uncharacterized protein (antiSMASH:Cluster_2), with protein MGNAAFLYGDRGDTLLAITWTWFSIAAVLYVLRAASAARQKADGNFCGIRWDFVWVTVAVALALTAQIIYTVSYEFAAHGNQGLKTVAQVIFYGTIASCTAMTSSVFGRFAVVALLLQLQGPTYPKGRIVLWFIAISQFIVNGIQVGLTVNQCDPASRLWNIMEPGTCQLILVTRKMGFFTGAYGAFCDLSLAFYPVVLIIGPLQQINPKLKAAICIVMAGGAIAGIAGIVKTVQIANLLYVQYDYATIVIWILTETWFIIIFGSITTTRPIFVAIGRHIKLFGSGFWTSTKKLSNKDKTDSVEMSRPCVHVHTEDECKNPTSKIKDEHDLSDDEMALHDSYPRHPSYDHSPA; from the exons atgGGTAACGCGGCATTCCT CTACGGTGACCGAGGAGATACGTTGCTGGCAATTACCTGGACGTGGTTCTCAATCGCAGCTGTTCTTTACGTCTTACGAGCAGCCAGTGCTGCACGACAGAAAGCGGACGGCAATTTTTGCGGCATAAGATGGGACTTCGTGTGGGTCACGGTAGCTGTGGCGCTGGCATTGACCGCACAAATCATCTACACCGTCTCCTACGAGTTTGCTGCACACGGAAACCAAGGCCTCAAGACAGTCGCCCAGGTCATCTTCTATGGCACGATTGCTAGCTGTACGGCCATGACGTCCTCGGTTTTTGGCCGCTTCGCCGTGGTAGCTTTGCTACTGCAGCTACAAGGCCCAACGTATCCAAAAGGAAGAATCGTACTTTGGTTCATAGCCATATCTCAATTCATTGTGAATGGCATTCAAGTAGGCCTCACAGTCAACCAGTGTGATCCGGCCAGCAGACTTTGGAACATCATGGAGCCTGGAACGTGCCAATTGATCCTTGTCACAAGGAAGATGGGCTTCTTCACTGGCGCATACGGCGCCTTTTGCGATTTGTCGCTCGCATTTTATCCAGTGGTTTTGATTATTGGCCCACTGCAACAAATCAATCCAAAGTTGAAAGCGGCAATCTGCATCGTTATGGCGGGCGGAGCAATTGCAGGAATCGCCGGCATCGTGAAAACGGTACAGATTGCGAATTTGCTATATGTTCAATACGATTATGCGACTATCGTCATCTGGATACTCACCGAAACCTggttcatcatcatctttggATCAATCACAACGACCAGGCCGATATTCGTGGCAATCGGACGACATATCAAGCTGTTTGGAAGTGGGTTCTGGACGTCGACCAAGAAGCTCAGCAACAAAGACAAGACCGACTCTGTCGAGATGTCGCGACCATGTGTGCATGTGCATACTGAAGACGAGTGCAAGAACCCCACTTCGAAGATCAAGGATGAACACGACCTGAGCGACGATGAAATGGCGCTCCATGACAGTTATCCCCGCCATCCGTCATACGATCACAGTCCAGCCTGA
- a CDS encoding uncharacterized protein (antiSMASH:Cluster_2), whose amino-acid sequence MAGTSRLLLILATTLLAAGFPLSDVAERAVPYDFSSSVNSSLPNVTIFATGGTIASQGTSNTQTVGYSVGLGVQELVDAVPELLNISNINGFQVSNVGSGSINSSILLTLAETITAELSKPEISGVVVTHGTDSLEETAFFLDLVIDSPKPVVVVGAMRPATALSADGPLNLYQAVTLATSANAKGRGAMISLNDRIGSAFYTTKNNANSLDTFFSTEAGQLGFFINQVPHFHYAPSRPIGRKHFDISGLETLPPVDVLYAHQEMEPDLASLAVAGGAKGLVFAGMGAGSLSGAAGEAAEAVFNATQVPIVASHRSSDGFVPADEDDYIIGSGFYNPQKARVLLRLALAKDYTLSEIRNVFALSYPKP is encoded by the coding sequence ATGGCCGGCACTTCAAGGCTCCTGCTTATCCTGGCAACTACTCTCCTTGCGGCAGGGTTCCCACTTTCTGATGTCGCCGAGCGAGCTGTCCCGTACGACTTCTCGTCATCGGTCAACTCCAGCCTGCCAAATGTGACGATCTTCGCAACTGGTGGCACGATCGCCAGTCAAGGGACTTCGAATACCCAGACTGTCGGATACTCCGTGGGCCTGGGGGTTCAAGAGCTTGTAGATGCAGTACCCGAGCTTCTCAACATATCCAACATCAACGGATTCCAGGTATCGAATGTTGGATCTGGTAGCATCAATTCAAGCATTCTCCTCACCCTGGCTGAGACAATCACGGCTGAATTGAGCAAGCCAGAAATATCTGGAGTTGTGGTCACTCATGGCACCGACTCATTGGAGGAGactgccttcttcctcgatctGGTCATCGACTCACCGAAACCTGTCGTGGTCGTGGGAGCGATGAGACCGGCGACTGCGTTGAGTGCTGACGGACCTTTGAATCTCTATCAAGCTGTAACATTAGCAACTTCTGCCAATGCCAAGGGTCGCGGCGCGATGATTTCGCTCAACGATCGCATTGGATCAGCCTTCTATACGACGAAGAATAATGCCAACTCCCTCGACACTTTCTTCTCCACAGAAGCTGGCCAACTTGGATTCTTCATCAACCAGGTTCCTCATTTCCATTATGCTCCATCGAGACCTATCGGGCGAAAGCACTTCGACATTTCGGGCCTCGAGACATTGCCGCCGGTTGACGTCCTATATGCTCATCAAGAGATGGAGCCTGATTTGGCGTCGTTGGCAGTGGCAGGAGGTGCCAAAGGACTGGTGTTCGCAGGTATGGGCGCTGGCTCGCTCTCCGGAGCTGCTGGCGAAGCTGCCGAGGCTGTCTTCAATGCCACGCAAGTACCCATCGTCGCAAGTCACAGAAGCTCAGATGGTTTCGTTCCGGCGGATGAAGATGACTACATTATCGGCAGTGGATTCTACAATCCGCAAAAGGCGCGCGTGTTGCTGCGGCTTGCTTTGGCAAAGGATTATACTTTGTCTGAAATCAGAAACGTTTTCGCTCTCAGTTATCCTAAGCCATAG